The following proteins are co-located in the Spirosoma montaniterrae genome:
- the rsgA gene encoding ribosome small subunit-dependent GTPase A, whose protein sequence is MQNGLILRSTGSWYDVRDADGHIFQGRLKGKFKLKGLKVTNPIAVGDRVTFEVEDEAENTVVITDIVPRENYIIRQSVHKTAQGHILAANLDQAVLLATLTLPRTSLGFIDRFLVSAESFRIPTAIVFNKTDILNDEGLAYQREIMDLYGQIGYTSLSTSAIEGEGIDAFRQLLDHKVTLLSGHSGVGKSSLVNAIAPDLNLRTNEVSTFANKGVHTTTFAEMFEIAPDTYIIDTPGIKELGLIDTNKSEIGHYFPEMRDRLNQCRFHNCLHINEPGCAIKDAVGEGDIAESRYMSYLSMMDGGDNRR, encoded by the coding sequence ATGCAAAACGGCTTAATTCTTCGCTCAACAGGTTCCTGGTACGACGTTCGTGACGCCGACGGACATATCTTTCAGGGGCGACTGAAGGGGAAATTTAAACTAAAAGGTCTTAAAGTCACTAACCCCATCGCGGTGGGCGACCGCGTAACGTTCGAGGTCGAAGATGAAGCCGAAAACACGGTGGTCATTACTGACATTGTGCCGCGCGAAAACTACATCATCCGGCAGTCGGTTCACAAAACAGCGCAGGGCCACATTCTGGCTGCCAACCTCGATCAGGCGGTGTTGCTCGCTACCCTGACGCTGCCCCGCACTTCGCTCGGTTTTATCGACCGCTTTCTGGTGTCTGCCGAATCGTTTCGGATTCCGACAGCCATTGTCTTCAATAAAACCGATATTCTGAACGACGAAGGATTGGCTTATCAGCGGGAAATTATGGATTTGTATGGGCAGATTGGCTATACCAGCCTGTCAACTTCGGCCATTGAAGGTGAGGGCATCGACGCATTCCGACAGTTGCTCGACCATAAGGTAACGCTGCTGTCGGGGCATTCGGGCGTAGGCAAATCATCGCTGGTGAACGCCATCGCGCCCGACCTGAACCTGCGTACCAACGAAGTTTCAACGTTCGCCAACAAAGGCGTTCACACAACTACGTTTGCCGAGATGTTCGAGATTGCGCCCGATACCTATATCATCGACACGCCGGGCATCAAAGAGCTGGGTTTGATTGACACCAACAAATCGGAAATCGGCCACTACTTTCCCGAAATGCGCGACCGGCTCAACCAGTGCCGGTTTCATAACTGCCTGCATATCAACGAACCCGGTTGCGCCATTAAAGACGCTGTCGGCGAAGGCGACATTGCCGAAAGCCGCTATATGAGCTACCTGAGCATGATGGACGGGGGCGACAACCGACGTTAG
- a CDS encoding RNA polymerase sigma factor — translation MSKQLVEQCQRGNAFAQKRLFDQYANRLFRVSLRYVRQEPEAEEVLMNAFLKAFRSIDAFTYRDDNGLEAWLRRIVVNEALQYLRANRHLPLFQTDDEADILPDAAPLPDAGLDAERIYALIRELPPGYRTVFNLYAIEGYTHREIAEQLHISENTSKSQLSKARALLQTWLVQNGYETENRRNA, via the coding sequence ATGTCGAAGCAATTGGTTGAACAATGCCAGCGCGGGAATGCCTTTGCCCAGAAACGGCTGTTCGATCAGTATGCCAACCGCTTGTTTCGGGTTAGTCTGCGCTACGTTCGGCAGGAGCCGGAAGCCGAAGAAGTGCTGATGAATGCATTTCTAAAAGCGTTTCGGAGCATCGACGCCTTTACCTACCGCGACGATAACGGGTTGGAAGCGTGGCTACGGCGCATTGTGGTTAACGAAGCGTTGCAGTATTTGCGGGCCAATCGGCACCTGCCGCTTTTCCAGACCGACGACGAGGCCGACATTCTGCCCGATGCGGCTCCGTTGCCCGACGCCGGATTGGATGCCGAACGGATATACGCCCTCATTCGGGAGTTGCCGCCCGGTTATCGAACGGTCTTTAATTTATACGCCATTGAAGGATATACGCACCGCGAAATTGCCGAACAGCTACACATCTCCGAAAACACATCGAAATCGCAGTTGAGCAAGGCACGGGCCTTGTTGCAAACCTGGTTAGTTCAGAACGGCTATGAAACAGAAAACCGACGAAATGCCTGA
- a CDS encoding Uma2 family endonuclease, translating into MVTETASPTAEVSLQRVPSYLIYETLNGRPLYRKGYKDVLSNQKTPGEVIGCSDLQAIIVSALHLYLATHANRKTYWVVTNEPGLHIKLGDNIVNDIAFYEKEKVTVKGKFFDVAPKVVVEVDIKIDLEEFPAKEQDYIYEKTESMLAFGTERVIWITTKSQKVFVATKDEPWLTLNWDTTIPVIDNLTLNITDLLTEEGVI; encoded by the coding sequence ATGGTCACTGAAACGGCATCTCCTACGGCTGAGGTATCGCTACAACGCGTACCCTCTTACCTGATTTATGAAACGCTCAACGGGAGACCCCTTTACCGGAAGGGTTATAAAGATGTATTATCCAACCAGAAAACGCCCGGTGAAGTTATCGGTTGCAGCGACCTTCAGGCAATTATCGTTTCCGCTTTACATTTATATCTGGCTACACACGCCAACCGCAAAACGTACTGGGTCGTGACCAACGAGCCGGGGCTGCACATCAAACTGGGCGATAACATTGTCAATGATATTGCCTTCTACGAGAAAGAAAAGGTAACGGTCAAGGGTAAGTTTTTCGATGTGGCTCCCAAAGTAGTCGTTGAGGTCGATATAAAAATTGATCTGGAAGAGTTTCCGGCCAAAGAGCAGGATTACATCTACGAAAAAACCGAGTCGATGCTGGCCTTCGGCACCGAGCGTGTGATCTGGATTACAACCAAATCGCAGAAGGTTTTTGTCGCCACCAAAGACGAACCCTGGCTTACGCTGAATTGGGATACGACCATTCCGGTAATAGATAACTTAACGCTCAATATCACGGACTTGCTCACCGAAGAGGGGGTTATCTAA
- a CDS encoding phosphotransferase, translated as MFIRSPTQFMQLDSQQPAQIQQYLRERNQLALNETITHSEKPGEGNMNYTLRLRITAPNHADRTLIIKQSRGYVEKYPTIAAPADRAVIEGRFYQRTQGVRAVSERMPRLLDIDEATNILLIEDLGTASDYTFLYQPDRELSEVEARDLAAYLSALHGHFSAPAPDPNFANRAMRSLNHEHIFNYPFLEDNGFDLDSIQPGLQTVAMSYKRNADLKQTVAALGDTYLADGQTLLHGDFYPGSWLQTATGTKIIDPEFCFYGPAEFDLGVLIAHLMMAEQPASLIDAVLTAYERPAGFDDRLRQQFTGVEIMRRLIGLAQLPLSLSLETKQALLKKAHSSL; from the coding sequence ATGTTTATCCGATCACCAACACAATTCATGCAGTTAGATAGTCAACAACCAGCGCAGATTCAGCAGTACCTGCGAGAACGCAATCAGCTCGCCCTTAACGAGACCATTACGCATAGTGAGAAGCCGGGCGAAGGAAACATGAATTACACCCTCCGGCTACGTATTACCGCCCCAAACCACGCCGACCGAACGCTGATTATCAAGCAATCGCGTGGTTATGTCGAAAAATACCCAACCATTGCCGCCCCCGCCGACCGGGCCGTTATCGAAGGCCGTTTTTACCAGCGAACACAGGGCGTTCGGGCCGTATCGGAACGAATGCCACGACTGCTGGATATAGACGAAGCAACTAATATTTTACTAATCGAAGACCTCGGTACGGCCAGTGACTACACGTTTTTGTACCAACCCGACCGCGAGCTCAGCGAGGTTGAAGCCCGCGATTTAGCGGCCTATCTATCGGCCTTGCACGGCCATTTCAGCGCCCCTGCACCCGACCCGAATTTTGCGAATCGGGCCATGCGATCCTTAAATCACGAGCATATTTTTAACTACCCGTTTCTGGAAGACAACGGTTTCGATCTCGACAGCATCCAGCCTGGTTTGCAGACAGTAGCCATGTCCTACAAACGCAACGCCGACCTGAAACAAACCGTAGCGGCCCTGGGCGACACGTATTTAGCTGACGGTCAGACGCTGCTCCACGGTGATTTTTACCCCGGTAGCTGGCTCCAGACGGCTACCGGCACGAAGATTATCGACCCTGAATTTTGCTTCTATGGCCCTGCCGAATTTGATCTTGGCGTACTGATTGCCCACCTGATGATGGCCGAACAGCCAGCAAGCCTCATCGACGCCGTACTGACCGCCTACGAACGCCCGGCTGGTTTTGACGACCGCCTGCGGCAACAATTTACCGGTGTCGAAATTATGCGTCGGCTCATCGGCCTGGCGCAGTTGCCGCTCAGTTTATCGCTCGAAACAAAGCAGGCACTGCTCAAAAAAGCGCATTCATCTTTGTAA
- a CDS encoding thymidine kinase: MFIEPTRRREPPHLRTGWIEVICGSMFSGKTEELIRRLTRARIARLNVRIFKPTIDTRYHDADIVSHSSLSIPSTPVQTAGQILAMAGDCDVVGIDEAQFFDKEIVAVCDALANQGQRVIVAGLDMDFAGQPFGCMPQLMSIAEYVTKVHAICVVCGDIAHYSYRLVPSQERVLLGETDSYEARCRRCFNLGDAAGQKEWAYEDVKGVISEK; this comes from the coding sequence ATGTTTATTGAACCTACCCGACGACGCGAACCGCCCCACCTGCGAACCGGCTGGATCGAAGTGATCTGCGGGTCGATGTTTTCGGGTAAAACCGAAGAACTGATTCGGCGGCTTACCCGCGCCCGCATTGCCCGGCTCAATGTCCGCATTTTCAAACCGACTATCGACACCCGGTATCACGACGCCGACATAGTTTCGCACAGTTCGCTCTCGATTCCATCGACCCCCGTGCAAACAGCGGGCCAAATCCTGGCAATGGCGGGCGATTGCGACGTAGTTGGCATTGATGAAGCCCAATTTTTCGATAAAGAGATCGTTGCCGTTTGCGATGCCTTAGCCAATCAGGGGCAACGCGTTATTGTAGCCGGTCTGGATATGGATTTTGCCGGTCAGCCGTTTGGTTGCATGCCGCAGTTGATGAGCATTGCCGAATACGTGACCAAAGTCCATGCCATCTGCGTGGTTTGTGGCGACATTGCGCATTATTCGTACCGGCTCGTGCCATCGCAGGAACGCGTTCTGCTGGGCGAAACCGACAGCTACGAAGCTCGCTGCCGCCGGTGCTTCAACCTCGGCGACGCAGCCGGGCAAAAAGAGTGGGCGTATGAAGATGTGAAGGGAGTGATAAGTGAAAAATGA
- a CDS encoding two-component regulator propeller domain-containing protein, whose translation MKSEKWLFILAMWRKVFALNATLSLFIFHFSFFTTHAQLNAWQSHASYRSGRSVAVVGNKVYAATQNGFFYFDKTTREITTLRKEPGGLSDVGISRLLFLPDQQRLLIAYRSGTIDLLTITPENEPGAVQTVSTIATAPNLPASRSINHILRIGNNAYLSTDFGLVVFDVVRSEIRDTYFSRRPDGSPLPILQTAVTSDSLYALTEALQPTLFERRIQAVRFAPNVNIADPANWRTLAGPAQRSESIATDRGRLIASVNGQGIFERQPGRWVLTQPLTNGLVRVFSAPSGLIVTTERSLTLPGAGLQTAPLLSDPRELVIDGGQTWAADAQTGVLSIVGTLNVPIAPAGPSRDGFARLYAYSNTLVALPNGPQDATLIRADGPTADQLNLPDGQWQRITGSNIGSNAATYLQGGQRLYTASFGSGLASYDAQQGGQFALLPPAISPRITDLSTDFDGNLWITTNSNTPQANLHVRRPDGTFQSFPAIRQPSIEQVVPDDNGFLWLRLQAGSGLLVFDPQTNRSRFLTTLTGEGALPTNSVRSLVKDRTGAIWVGTDLGPTVFDNPADVFRGAVDAQPPLLNQRRLLANEQITALAVDGGNRKWIGTRSGLYVVSPDGSQLLETFTSGNSPLPNNLVQSIAIEPVSGRVFVQTGASNQPMALVSYGGAATEPAETLTGLTIFPNPVRPDFTGTVGINGLTENATVKILDAGGTLVYETRSQGGTASWDLRDYRGRSAQTGIYLIVVITADGTEGLAGKLAVVR comes from the coding sequence ATGAAAAGTGAAAAATGGTTGTTCATTTTGGCGATGTGGCGCAAAGTTTTCGCCCTGAACGCGACCCTCTCACTTTTCATTTTTCACTTTTCATTTTTCACCACTCACGCGCAGCTAAACGCCTGGCAATCGCACGCCAGTTATCGGTCGGGGCGGTCGGTAGCGGTAGTAGGCAATAAGGTGTATGCCGCAACACAGAACGGCTTTTTTTACTTCGACAAAACAACCCGCGAGATTACCACACTACGTAAAGAGCCAGGCGGCCTGAGCGATGTGGGTATCAGCCGACTATTGTTTCTGCCCGATCAGCAACGGCTGCTGATTGCGTATCGGTCGGGCACTATTGATTTACTGACGATTACGCCGGAAAACGAACCCGGCGCGGTGCAGACCGTTAGCACGATTGCAACGGCTCCAAATCTGCCCGCATCGCGGAGCATCAATCACATTCTGCGGATTGGCAACAATGCGTATCTGAGCACCGATTTTGGGCTGGTCGTGTTCGACGTGGTGCGCAGCGAAATCCGCGATACGTATTTCAGCCGCCGACCCGATGGTTCGCCCCTGCCCATTCTGCAAACCGCCGTAACCAGCGATAGCCTATACGCGCTTACCGAAGCCCTGCAACCCACCCTGTTTGAGCGACGGATTCAGGCCGTTCGGTTTGCGCCCAACGTAAATATTGCCGACCCGGCCAACTGGCGCACCCTGGCGGGTCCAGCGCAACGGTCCGAATCTATTGCCACCGACCGGGGGCGGTTAATAGCCAGCGTAAACGGTCAGGGCATTTTTGAGCGACAGCCCGGACGGTGGGTTCTGACGCAGCCGTTAACCAACGGTCTGGTCAGGGTGTTTTCGGCTCCATCAGGGTTGATTGTTACCACCGAGCGCAGTCTGACACTGCCGGGAGCGGGTCTGCAAACGGCACCCCTGCTAAGCGACCCGCGTGAACTGGTTATCGACGGAGGCCAAACCTGGGCCGCCGACGCGCAAACCGGCGTTTTATCCATCGTCGGGACACTAAACGTACCAATTGCTCCGGCAGGCCCCAGCCGCGATGGTTTTGCGCGGCTGTACGCCTATTCGAATACGCTGGTGGCCCTGCCCAACGGACCGCAGGATGCTACGTTGATACGAGCGGATGGCCCAACCGCCGACCAACTTAACCTGCCCGACGGTCAATGGCAACGAATTACGGGGTCGAACATCGGCTCTAACGCAGCTACCTACTTGCAAGGAGGGCAGCGTTTATACACAGCAAGTTTTGGCAGCGGATTAGCCAGTTACGATGCTCAACAGGGAGGGCAGTTCGCTCTGCTCCCGCCCGCTATTAGTCCACGAATTACCGACTTATCCACTGATTTTGACGGTAATTTGTGGATAACTACCAATAGTAACACGCCACAGGCCAATTTGCACGTGCGCCGACCTGATGGTACGTTTCAATCATTTCCGGCTATTCGGCAACCAAGTATCGAGCAGGTTGTACCCGATGATAATGGCTTTTTGTGGCTCCGGCTTCAGGCGGGCAGCGGCCTGCTGGTATTCGACCCGCAGACCAACCGCAGCCGGTTTCTGACTACGCTTACGGGCGAAGGTGCTTTACCAACCAATAGCGTTCGGAGTCTGGTAAAAGACCGAACGGGAGCCATTTGGGTTGGCACCGACCTCGGCCCAACGGTGTTCGACAACCCGGCTGATGTTTTTCGGGGCGCAGTCGATGCGCAGCCGCCGTTGCTGAACCAGCGTCGGCTGCTGGCGAATGAGCAAATCACAGCGTTGGCCGTTGACGGGGGAAATCGTAAATGGATTGGCACCCGCAGCGGTCTGTATGTAGTCTCGCCCGATGGGTCGCAGTTGCTGGAAACGTTCACGTCGGGTAATAGCCCGTTGCCGAACAACCTCGTGCAAAGCATTGCTATTGAACCCGTTAGTGGGCGCGTTTTCGTGCAAACCGGCGCATCCAATCAGCCAATGGCGTTGGTTTCTTACGGCGGAGCGGCCACCGAACCCGCCGAAACGCTCACGGGGTTAACCATCTTCCCGAACCCTGTCCGGCCCGATTTTACGGGTACGGTTGGCATTAACGGCCTGACTGAAAACGCAACCGTCAAGATTCTGGATGCAGGCGGTACGCTCGTGTACGAAACCCGTTCGCAGGGCGGCACAGCCTCGTGGGATTTACGCGATTATCGGGGTCGATCCGCGCAAACCGGAATCTATTTGATTGTAGTCATTACGGCAGATGGCACCGAAGGTTTAGCCGGAAAATTAGCCGTCGTGCGGTAG
- a CDS encoding cystathionine beta-synthase: MNYYNSIVDTIGNTPLVKLNSVTKGIRGTVLAKVEYFNPGNSVKDRIAIRMIEDAERRGELKPGGTIIEGTSGNTGFGLALTAIAKGYKCIFTMADKQSKEKIDILRAVGAEVVVCPTNVAPDDPRSYYSVAKRLNREIPNSIYPNQYDNLSNTAAHYEHTGPEIWRDTEGKITHFAASVGTGGTISGTSRYLKEQNPDLFTLGLDTYGSVFKKYKETGIFDPGEIYPYLTEGIGEDILPQNVDFSVIDQFIKVTDKDAAIMARRLSREEGLFVGWSCGTAVHGALEWAKDNLTDDDVLVILLPDHGTRYLAKIYNDTWMKDHGFLEDRAFKTARDIVRSKNGASQLTTIAAGVTVSQAIQVLNRYAISQIPVTDENGHIVGSLTDSTILNRLIDDPAVKDHPVSEVMDKPFKFVGLDNTIDALSSLIDRDNKALLVRDEREQVHIITQADLLAAMTN, from the coding sequence ATGAACTACTACAATTCCATCGTTGACACTATTGGCAATACACCATTGGTGAAGCTCAACAGCGTTACAAAGGGCATTCGTGGCACCGTTTTAGCCAAAGTCGAATATTTTAACCCTGGCAACTCGGTGAAAGACCGCATCGCCATTCGCATGATCGAAGACGCCGAACGCCGGGGCGAACTCAAACCCGGTGGCACCATCATCGAAGGCACGAGCGGTAACACAGGTTTTGGGCTGGCACTCACGGCCATTGCCAAAGGCTATAAGTGCATTTTCACGATGGCTGACAAGCAGTCGAAAGAAAAGATCGACATTTTGCGGGCGGTAGGGGCCGAAGTGGTCGTTTGCCCGACCAACGTTGCGCCCGACGATCCGCGTTCGTATTACTCCGTCGCCAAACGCCTGAACCGCGAAATTCCGAACTCGATTTATCCAAATCAGTACGACAATCTCTCGAATACAGCCGCGCACTACGAGCATACCGGCCCCGAAATATGGCGCGACACCGAAGGTAAGATCACGCACTTTGCCGCGAGCGTCGGTACGGGCGGCACCATCAGCGGTACGTCGCGTTATCTGAAAGAGCAAAATCCTGACCTGTTTACGCTGGGGTTGGATACGTATGGCTCGGTATTCAAGAAATATAAGGAAACCGGCATTTTCGACCCCGGCGAAATCTACCCCTACCTGACCGAAGGCATCGGCGAAGACATTCTGCCGCAGAACGTCGATTTCAGCGTCATCGACCAGTTTATAAAAGTCACGGATAAAGATGCGGCTATCATGGCCCGGCGACTCTCGCGGGAGGAGGGGCTATTTGTCGGTTGGTCGTGCGGCACGGCGGTACATGGTGCGTTGGAATGGGCCAAAGATAATCTGACCGACGATGATGTGCTGGTGATTCTGCTGCCCGACCACGGTACGCGCTACCTCGCCAAAATATACAACGACACCTGGATGAAAGATCACGGTTTTCTGGAAGACCGCGCTTTCAAAACCGCCCGCGACATTGTACGCTCGAAAAACGGCGCGTCGCAGTTGACCACCATCGCTGCGGGCGTAACGGTGAGTCAGGCCATTCAGGTGCTCAACCGATACGCCATTTCGCAGATTCCGGTGACGGACGAGAACGGCCATATTGTGGGTAGCCTGACCGACAGCACCATCCTGAACCGGCTCATCGACGACCCCGCCGTGAAAGACCATCCCGTTAGCGAGGTGATGGACAAGCCATTCAAATTCGTGGGCTTAGACAACACCATCGACGCGCTGTCGTCGCTGATCGACCGCGACAACAAGGCTCTGCTCGTGCGCGACGAGCGCGAACAGGTTCATATCATCACGCAGGCCGATTTGCTGGCGGCTATGACTAATTAA
- a CDS encoding nucleoside hydrolase, translated as MKILFLLLLSTFAIAQPRRVWFDTDIMIGMKDKTPREVDDAIALIMALQHPDKIDLVGISTVAPGQYGYDVTQKLLGWYNRTGRTIPLYRGSETAKDIGTETDASRALAAALRTEKLPILAIGPVTNVATVVKNHPELIPQIEEVVVCAGRTPGLPFKPGLEKLSVGDYNFEMNPDAFRVLFDAGIRVVLSGYECSVYMLLGDTDIDFLNNKHTADQWVYDHLRPWMRFNQQLFGVDGFVPWDTTPLGYLTHPNYFKYYRDIPVRINTRRNDAGAPGDKPYLEVSYDYKDTKWRAVYAYKTLPGFEEILLEDLKRASAQKR; from the coding sequence ATGAAAATTCTATTTCTGCTCCTGCTCTCAACGTTCGCCATTGCCCAGCCACGCCGGGTATGGTTCGATACCGATATTATGATCGGTATGAAAGACAAAACGCCCCGCGAAGTCGATGATGCCATCGCACTCATCATGGCTTTGCAACATCCCGACAAAATTGACCTGGTGGGCATCAGCACGGTGGCACCCGGTCAGTATGGCTACGACGTGACACAGAAATTACTCGGCTGGTATAACCGCACCGGGCGCACTATTCCGCTGTATCGCGGCTCGGAGACGGCCAAAGACATCGGCACCGAAACAGATGCCAGCCGGGCGTTGGCGGCTGCGTTACGAACCGAAAAACTGCCCATTCTGGCAATCGGCCCCGTCACGAACGTGGCTACAGTAGTAAAAAACCATCCCGAACTGATTCCACAGATTGAGGAAGTAGTTGTCTGCGCGGGCCGAACGCCGGGGCTACCGTTTAAGCCGGGCTTAGAAAAACTGAGTGTGGGCGATTACAATTTCGAGATGAACCCCGATGCGTTTCGGGTGCTGTTCGATGCGGGCATTCGGGTGGTACTGTCGGGTTACGAATGTAGCGTGTATATGCTGCTGGGCGATACAGACATCGACTTTCTGAACAATAAACATACCGCCGATCAATGGGTGTACGACCACCTGCGTCCCTGGATGCGGTTTAACCAGCAACTGTTCGGCGTCGACGGGTTTGTACCGTGGGACACCACGCCCCTCGGCTACCTCACCCACCCCAACTATTTCAAATACTACCGCGACATTCCGGTACGCATCAACACCCGCCGAAACGATGCCGGTGCGCCCGGCGATAAGCCGTATCTGGAAGTGTCGTATGACTACAAAGACACAAAATGGCGGGCCGTCTATGCTTACAAAACCCTGCCCGGCTTTGAAGAGATTTTGCTTGAGGATTTGAAGCGGGCATCGGCCCAGAAACGTTAA
- a CDS encoding ComEA family DNA-binding protein, whose product MKHLYPPFLAFLFSTTLTVAQPTSTQREADLSRFLQDLFPVQTEGIDYQAVFDVLTQLYASPLDLNTATRDELETTYILSERQLTNLLAYRAELGNLLSIYELQAVPDFDLNTIRRLRPFVTVASGPRLFGALPTPTDNYLLVRYERILEEQVGFSEAAPNKSGKLPTRYNGGPGQLFVRYRYSRPRQFSFGLTFEKDPGETWVWQPANRRYGADFVSFHVQLQNRGRWRNVLLGDYQMQAGQGLVLSAGFALGKNAETVQTVRRPTLGARAYTSLMESGFFRGATATYAIHQNLDLTLLASHVRRDANTADDTIATSLQTSGLHRTPSELDDRGSLAETNLGAHLLYHPRQQVQFGLTMLRTTYDKFFQRRALTYNNYEFTGRQNLVIGLHGGYVWRNWNFFGEVARSSGSRTNSGGIGAVGGALASLTKRLDMAVVFRHYDRNFHSFYANAFSEGSRNINETGAYLGLKYSVYRKLTLSSFIDFYRFPWWKYLVDKPSAGFDYLVQARYMPNRQTAFSFIFHDERKEKNLPGSKTTPREVVGTTRRNVALNADYKPMRSLSMRSRVQWGSFQYAGRAASNGFVLVQDATLDYRRWSLSGRVALFGTDDYDSRLYVYERDVLYAFSFPAYFNRGVRHYLLVQHDLNKHLTLWLRWARTDLTNQETVGSDLDQINAPHKTEVKLQARWRF is encoded by the coding sequence ATGAAGCACCTCTACCCGCCGTTTCTTGCTTTTCTGTTCAGTACTACCCTTACGGTTGCCCAGCCGACGTCCACGCAGCGCGAAGCCGATTTAAGCCGATTTTTGCAGGATTTGTTTCCCGTACAAACGGAAGGCATCGACTACCAAGCCGTATTCGACGTGCTGACACAACTCTACGCCAGCCCGCTCGACCTGAACACCGCCACCCGCGACGAACTCGAAACTACTTACATCCTCTCGGAGCGGCAACTAACCAATCTGCTTGCCTACCGCGCCGAACTGGGCAATTTGCTGTCGATCTACGAACTACAGGCTGTTCCAGACTTTGACCTGAATACCATTCGGCGGTTGCGTCCGTTCGTGACGGTAGCCAGTGGGCCGCGCCTGTTTGGTGCCCTGCCTACGCCCACCGACAACTATTTGCTGGTTCGTTACGAACGCATTCTTGAAGAACAGGTCGGGTTTTCGGAAGCCGCACCGAACAAAAGCGGCAAACTGCCAACCCGCTACAACGGAGGGCCGGGGCAGTTGTTTGTACGCTATCGGTACAGCCGCCCGCGCCAGTTTAGCTTCGGGCTAACGTTCGAGAAAGACCCCGGCGAAACATGGGTGTGGCAACCCGCCAATCGTCGGTACGGGGCCGATTTTGTTTCGTTTCATGTGCAGTTGCAAAACCGGGGTCGCTGGCGTAATGTGCTGCTGGGCGATTACCAGATGCAGGCAGGGCAGGGATTAGTGCTATCGGCGGGGTTTGCATTGGGTAAAAATGCCGAAACCGTGCAAACCGTTCGGCGACCCACGCTGGGCGCACGGGCCTACACGTCGCTCATGGAATCGGGCTTTTTTCGCGGGGCTACGGCCACCTACGCCATCCACCAAAACCTTGACCTCACACTATTGGCATCCCACGTCCGGCGCGATGCGAACACCGCCGATGATACCATTGCTACGTCGCTGCAAACATCGGGCCTGCATCGAACGCCGTCAGAGTTAGACGACCGGGGTAGTTTGGCTGAAACCAATCTGGGAGCACATTTGCTGTATCACCCGCGTCAGCAGGTGCAGTTCGGGCTAACGATGCTACGAACGACCTACGACAAATTTTTCCAGCGTCGCGCCCTGACCTACAACAATTACGAGTTTACAGGGCGGCAAAATCTGGTCATCGGGCTACACGGCGGCTATGTCTGGCGCAACTGGAATTTTTTTGGCGAAGTGGCCCGCAGCAGCGGTTCCCGAACCAACAGTGGCGGCATCGGGGCCGTGGGCGGAGCCTTAGCCAGCCTTACCAAACGGCTCGACATGGCTGTGGTATTCCGGCATTACGACCGAAACTTCCACAGCTTCTACGCCAACGCGTTCAGCGAAGGAAGTCGCAACATAAACGAAACCGGTGCGTATCTGGGCCTGAAATACAGCGTTTATCGCAAACTGACGCTTAGCAGTTTCATAGATTTCTACCGCTTCCCGTGGTGGAAATATTTAGTCGATAAACCGTCTGCCGGGTTCGATTATCTGGTACAGGCTCGCTACATGCCTAACCGACAGACGGCCTTTAGCTTTATTTTTCACGATGAACGCAAGGAGAAGAATTTGCCCGGCAGCAAAACCACCCCCCGCGAAGTAGTGGGCACCACGCGCCGGAACGTGGCTTTGAACGCCGATTACAAACCTATGCGGAGTTTGTCGATGCGGTCGCGGGTGCAGTGGGGGAGTTTTCAATACGCCGGGCGTGCGGCCTCTAATGGCTTCGTGCTGGTGCAGGACGCTACGCTCGACTACCGACGCTGGAGCCTGAGCGGACGCGTGGCCCTGTTCGGCACCGACGATTACGACAGTCGGCTGTATGTGTACGAGCGCGACGTGCTTTATGCCTTCTCGTTTCCGGCTTACTTCAACCGGGGCGTCCGGCATTATTTGCTGGTCCAGCACGACCTCAATAAACACCTAACCCTTTGGCTCCGCTGGGCCAGAACTGACCTCACTAATCAGGAAACTGTCGGCTCCGACCTCGACCAGATCAATGCACCCCACAAAACTGAAGTGAAGCTGCAAGCCCGCTGGCGGTTTTGA